The following are encoded together in the Pungitius pungitius chromosome 7, fPunPun2.1, whole genome shotgun sequence genome:
- the LOC134132176 gene encoding uncharacterized protein LOC134132176 has protein sequence MKYQLPLRLFLILFWFSWSTDVLTLSPTRTNSTLPGMTSFSVTTSPPGTVTDTTTVTQIATTQPAFTTTTYISNSPNPTTNLTPTTDPQHQQCSYIVTHMKFGFLINVSMNSTTNYTNYTINLNETNQMDKPISQTFNQSFHEVKHLKPCTEYELTLTFTDSAGDEQLCEAKSKNTTLGMSEDQVKVEVDDTCMPGYVCYLSDWDISSSLSTWHNVLTERCKRDKKTFCIKPHYNDICTDLTTTFTSGNCSTSFNLTRSIHVDFLDSFEINQMASTELPATIEAELPLSCTDLTVTYNCRGKWEDWR, from the exons ATGAAGTACCAGCTGCCATTGAGACTGTTTCTGATCTTATTTTGGTTTTCTTGGAGCACAGATGTTTTAACCCTCTCACCTACACGCACAAATTCCACTTTACCTGGAATGACGAGTTTTTCTGTCACCACCTCACCTCCAGGCACCGTGACAGATACAACCACTGTCACGCAAATAGCCACCACCCAACCTGCATTCACCACAACAACCTACATCTCAAACTCCCCAAATCCAACGACCAATTTAACCCCCACGACTG ATCCTCAACATCAACAGT GTTCTTACATTGTCACACACATGAAGTTTGGCTTCCTGATCAACGTGTCAATGAATTCTACAACCAACTACACCAACTACACCATCAacttaaatgaaacaaatcaaatggaCAAACCCATCAGTCAAACCTTCAATCAGAGCTTTCATGAAGTGAAACACCTGAAGCCGTGTACTGAATATGAACTCACTCTGACATTCACTGATAGTGCTGGTGATGAACAGCTTTGTGAAGCTAAAAGTAAAAACACGACCCTCGGAATGA GTGAAGATCAGGTTAAAGTTGAAGTTGATGACACCTGCATGCCTGGATATGTTTGTTACCTGAGTGATTGGGACATCAGCTCTTCTCTGTCAACGTGGCATAACGTTCTAACTGAGCGATGcaaaagggacaaaaagacGTTCTGCATCAAACCTCATTACAACGACATATGCACAGATTTAACTACAACCTTCACTTCTGGAAACTGTTCGACTTCCTTTAATCTCACCAGAAGCATCCATGTTG atttcttggattcatttgaaataaatcagATGGCTTCAACTGAACTTCCAGCAACGATTGAAGCAGAATTACCTCTAAGCTGCACCGATCTCACCGTTACCTACAACTGTCGTGGTAAGTGGGAAGACTGGAGGTAA